A single window of Aspergillus puulaauensis MK2 DNA, chromosome 5, nearly complete sequence DNA harbors:
- a CDS encoding uncharacterized protein (COG:S;~EggNog:ENOG410PWP0;~SECRETED:SignalP(1-21);~TransMembrane:1 (n6-16c21/22o398-419i)) has translation MITDMITLAVLLLGALPIVHARECLTNETAPIYAVSHSLTLTSPDQLIPLEDCETLIGDIEIDISFSGSIVLNSVTNFTGQLVSFPDGYNTGLEAIEMRNLRTIQVIRLNRIQGLRSIQMPRLEEVSGKLDFSQEAEDAWMDFSALRSFLMSSMTGTWTNVSFPSLEKVTSSLVIFTAPSTDIVNDRAAVDIDLPALVSVRDLVVEGRIRSLSTPKLERLGKTEEDARPLEVSQGGLLVVSNHTDMSGVFLPSLETLHGRVDLVGHIPTIDLYGLKSTDAAITVNASSPVEIYSAIEQAGDIALRGDLAVVNFTNLTRAANLDINSGIEAHCSASLIHAYRNINYPNEPSFCDAESLALAGKTVYTGSNAQSPSPTPLSTPTPYYNPLPSRSGRLSSVAEAVIAIAVIAAVGCLIGIFLRWRYNMKKFKAAATSTTTTPAVVGGPDTDVLPRHSADDPPPQYSKEP, from the exons ATGATTACAGACATGATTACCCTGGCAGTACTCCTACTCGGGGCTTTACCAATAG TTCACGCACGCGAATGCCTCACAAACGAAACAGCCCCCATCTACGCCGTATCGCACTCCCTAACCCTAACAAGCCCCGACCAACTCATCCCACTAGAAGACTGCGAGACGCTAATCGGCGACATCGAAATCGACATATCCTTTTCCGGCTCCATCGTCCTAAACAGCGTGACCAATTTCACGGGGCAACTCGTAAGTTTCCCAGACGGATACAATACCGGGCTGGAAGCTATCGAGATGCGCAACCTGCGCACTATCCAGGTGATTCGATTGAACAGAATCCAGGGACTGCGAAGCATCCAGATGCCGCGGCTGGAGGAAGTTTCCGGGAAATTGGATTTCAGCCaggaggctgaagatgccTGGATGGATTTTTCGGCGTTGAGGAGTTTTCTTATGAGTAGTATGACTGGGACGTGGACGAA TgtctcctttccttccctcgAAAAAGTCACTTCTAGCTTGGTAATCTTCACTGCTCCATCTACGGATATTGTAAACGACAGGGCCGCGGTGGATATAGACCTTCCTGCTCTTGTGAGCGTACGAGATCTGGTGGTCGAGGGCCGTATCCGAAG TCTGTCAACTCCTAAGCTCGAAAGGCTGGGAAAAACAGAGGAAGACGCCCGGCCACTAGAGGTCTCCCAGGGAGGACTGCTTGTTGTATCGAACCATACCGACATGTCAGGGGTGTTTCTGCCCTCGCTTGAAACACTTCATGGCCGGGTTGACCTTGTCGGGCATATACCAAC TATCGACCTATATGGTCTGAAATCCACAGACGCTGCAATCACCGTGAATGCCTCTTCACCAGTGGAGATTTACTCCGCCATTGAACAAGCCGGGGATATAGCTTTACGAGGTGATCTCGCAGT AGTAAACTTCACAAACCTCACCCGCGCCGCAAACCTCGACATCAATTCCGGTATCGAAGCCCACTGCTCAGCGAGCCTCATCCACGCATACAGAAACATCAATTACCCCAATGAACCGTCCTTCTGCGACGCCGAGAGTCTCGCCCTTGCAGGCAAGACCGTCTACACCGGCAGTAACGCACAATCTCCATCACCAACCCCGTTATCCACCCCAACACCGTATTACAATCCCTTGCCCTCGCGTAGTGGGAGGCTGAGTTCCGTGGCTGAAGCGGTGATCGCCATAGCGGTGATTGCGGCTGTTGGGTGTCTAATTGGCATTTTTCTTCGATGGAGATATAACATGAAGAAGTTTAAGGCTGCTGCTacttctactactactactccgGCCGTGGTTGGTGGGCCGGATACTGACGTCCTGCCGCGGCATTCAGCAGATGATCCTCCGCCGCAGTATTCCAAAGAGCCGTAG
- a CDS encoding uncharacterized protein (COG:S;~EggNog:ENOG410PWV9;~InterPro:IPR001810,IPR036047;~PFAM:PF12937;~go_function: GO:0005515 - protein binding [Evidence IEA]), with the protein MLQLPTEIQLLIIQQLDHENLSNLALTSHCFCTLATPLLYQNLDNSIHNLDRVVDTLGRNPSLREYPRSLRIEAWDPNPAREGEIELIDPEEEDADYWGYRTGLLCRLAKAASPSKEEGVSWARDIRAEDSDAWIALLLMFTPRLTRLSVQFPEAGRWVQRVIEWTLRRQFADELPLQHVQDVYISARWFEFQGDNERVTQWTLMFLGLPALRRIATDGLSGDDEETAITCSSSVTHIAIDCCKGLQHLDRLVANCPKLESYRHWYHPQSSCRHILDPRDFYPALLRTRDTLKELWLDIFPGFVIENEYGVHWPSFRDFTVLELLHVPIFLLGDYKDNPANLEPIFPSSLKSLHVTQVDKWTLSSLLKSLLDYIPTTPSQFRELIIANMTIPTFRSATMAAVEMHTRTPDLTPAERAAPVIRYASELPDLCRQRNIRFGIYGDQDQSLECWTLPDPFEYAR; encoded by the coding sequence ATGTTGCAGTTACCAACAGAAATCCAGCTTCTTATCATACAACAGCTTGACCATGAGAATCTCTCAAATCTGGCCCTCACCTCACATTGTTTCTGCACCCTAGCCACCCCTCTGCTTTACCAGAACCTCGACAACAGCATCCACAACTTGGACCGAGTAGTAGATACCCTGGGACGAAATCCGTCACTCCGCGAATATCCCCGCTCCCTCAGAATCGAGGCATGGGATCCGAATCCGGCTCGGGAGGGAGAGATAGAGTTGATCGAtcccgaggaggaggacgcaGACTACTGGGGGTACCGAACCGGATTGCTCTGCCGTCTAGCCAAGGCCGCATCTCCCTCTAAGGAGGAAGGTGTTTCCTGGGCTCGCGACATTAGGGCTGAGGATTCAGATGCGTGGATTGCGCTGCTTCTTATGTTTACACCTCGTCTGACTAGGCTCAGTGTGCAGTTCCCCGAGGCCGGTCGGTGGGTGCAGCGCGTTATAGAGTGGACTCTGCGCAGGCAGTTTGCTGATGAACTTCCCCTGCAGCATGTGCAGGATGTGTATATATCAGCGCGATGGTTTGAGTTCCAGGGCGACAATGAGCGCGTCACCCAGTGGACGCTGATGTTCCTGGGCTTACCGGCCCTGCGCCGGATTGCTACAGACGGACTTTCtggtgacgatgaggagACGGCAATCACATGTTCATCGTCAGTCACTCACATCGCAATCGATTGTTGTAAGGGTCTGCAACACCTCGACAGGCTAGTTGCGAATTGCCCCAAACTGGAGTCCTACCGGCACTGGTATCATCCACAGTCTTCGTGCAGACACATACTCGATCCCCGAGACTTTTACCCTGCTCTGCTGCGTACCAGAGATACGCTTAAAGAGTTGTGGCTGGACATATTTCCTGGCTTCGTCATTGAAAACGAATATGGTGTCCATTGGCCGTCGTTCAGGGACTTTACCGTTCTCGAGCTGCTCCATGTCCCCatctttcttcttggagaCTATAAAGACAATCCCGCAAATCTTGAACCCATTTTTCCCTCATCTCTCAAGTCCCTCCATGTAACCCAGGTTGACAAATGGACTCTCTCTTCACTCCTGAAATCACTCCTGGACTACATCCCTACCACGCCCTCTCAATTCAGAGAACTCATAATCGCGAATATGACTATCCCGACTTTCCGGAGCGCCACCATGGCGGCTGTTGAAATGCACACGCGCACGCCGGACTTGACACCAGCTGAGCGCGCCGCACCGGTGATACGATATGCTTCAGAGCTGCCAGATCTGTGCAGGCAGCGCAATATCCGCTTTGGGATCTATGGGGATCAGGATCAGTCTTTGGAGTGTTGGACGCTTCCGGATCCGTTTGAGTATGCGCGGTAG
- a CDS encoding HNH endonuclease signature motif containing protein (COG:S;~EggNog:ENOG410PR8B;~InterPro:IPR003615;~PFAM:PF13391), translating into MGINTTNTGQGARDSRAIQIGSAKHPKSDAVWFPVVGDWFDEDSMQAAHLSPCMHGQEVMDTIFGKKNPPEPFSPRNGLLVSREIEKYFDSGKFVIVSDLPDRPPLAELISWVQAECRDYRVRIIDPKWEKLNHAVSIHYNITWRALDVKKLQFRIKF; encoded by the exons ATGGGCATTAACACCACAAATACTGGCCAAGGCGCCAGAGACTCCC GAGCGATCCAGATCGGGAGCGCCAAACATCCCAAGAGTGATGCGGTCTGGTTTCCCGTTGTTGGGGACTGGTTCGACGAAGACTCTATGCAAGCCGCCCACCTTTCCCCCTGTATGCATGGACAGGAAGTTATGGATACCATATTTGGCAAGAAGAATCCACCGGAGCCTTTCTCGCCGAGAAATGGCTTGCTTGTTTCTCGAGAAATCGAGAAATATTTCGACTCTGGGAAGTTTGTAATAGTCTCTGACCTCCCCGACCGGCCACCACTGGCAGAGTTGATTTCATGGGTCCAGGCTGAATGTCGGGACTACCGAGTAAGGATCATTGATCCTAAATGGGAGAAACTCAACCACGCAGTTTCAATCCACTATAACATCACATGGAGGGCGCTGGATGTGAAGAAACTGCAATTCCGGATCAAGTTCTGA
- a CDS encoding alkene reductase (COG:C;~EggNog:ENOG410PGTG;~InterPro:IPR001155,IPR013785;~PFAM:PF00724;~go_function: GO:0003824 - catalytic activity [Evidence IEA];~go_function: GO:0010181 - FMN binding [Evidence IEA];~go_function: GO:0016491 - oxidoreductase activity [Evidence IEA];~go_process: GO:0055114 - oxidation-reduction process [Evidence IEA]): MAETRLFKPLKIGSVELNHRIAMAPLTRFRATDDRIPTPLMKEYYGQRASVPGTLILSEGTFISPSACGGFANAPGIWNEEQVAAWKTITDEVHRKGSAIFCQIFAMGRAAIAEVAIKDGVGIIGPSAIPIDEDAPVPQAMTVEEIKHTVRDFANAARNAVRAGFDGVEVHGANGYLADQFIQDTSNHRDDKYGGSVENRSRFINEVMEAVVDAVGPERVGLRLSPWSQFQGMGMANPIPQFTDIITKASTLNLAYIHLVEARISGSNDYEGSEPLDFAYKLWDGPILVAGGYKPLEAQKLVDEEYPDKDIVVVFGRHFIANPDLVYRVKEGLELTAYDRGTFYACKSPVGYTDYPFSVEYLASVSNKLIY, encoded by the coding sequence ATGGCCGAAACACGCCTATTCAAACCTTTGAAGATTGGCAGCGTGGAGCTCAATCATCGCATCGCAATGGCTCCACTGACTCGCTTCCGGGCAACCGACGACCGCATCCCAACCCCTCTGATGAAAGAATACTACGGCCAGCGAGCATCTGTACCAGGCACGCTGATCCTCAGCGAGGGAACCTTCATCTCACCATCAGCATGCGGCGGGTTCGCCAACGCGCCTGGAATCTGGAATGAAGAGCAGGTCGCGGCGTGGAAGACAATCACCGACGAAGTCCACCGCAAAGGCAGCGCCATCTTCTGCCAGATCTTTGCGATGGGTCGGGCTGCGATTGCGGAAGTCGCTATTAAGGATGGAGTGGGCATTATAGGGCCGAGTGCGATTCCGATAGATGAAGACGCACCGGTACCACAGGCTATGACTGTTGAAGAAATCAAGCACACAGTTCGGGACTTTGCGAATGCTGCGAGGAATGCGGTTAGGGCTGGctttgacggcgttgaggTTCATGGGGCGAATGGCTATCTTGCTGATCAGTTTATCCAAGACACCAGCAACCATCGAGACGACAAGTACGGCGGGAGTGTGGAGAACAGGTCTCGCTTTATCAACGAAGTCATGGAGGCTgttgtcgatgctgtcggTCCAGAACGTGTTGGGCTTCGTCTCAGTCCGTGGAGCCAGTTCCAGGGAATGGGGATGGCGAACCCAATACCGCAATTTACAGACATTatcaccaaagccagcacTTTGAACCTAGCATATATTCACTTGGTCGAGGCCCGGATATCCGGCAGCAACGATTACGAAGGCAGTGAGCCGTTGGACTTTGCATACAAGTTGTGGGATGGTCCTATTCTTGTTGCAGGGGGCTATAAGCCGTTGGAAGCACAGAAGCTGGTTGATGAAGAGTATCCGGACAAGGACATTGTTGTTGTCTTCGGGAGGCATTTCATTGCAAATCCGGATCTGGTGTATCGAGTCAAGGAGGGTCTCGAGCTCACTGCGTATGACCGTGGGACGTTTTATGCTTGCAAATCGCCAGTGGGCTATACAGATTACCCATTCAGCGTGGAATATCTGGCAAGCGTAAGCAATAAGCTTATCTACTAG
- a CDS encoding uncharacterized protein (COG:S;~EggNog:ENOG410PTS0;~InterPro:IPR021858;~TransMembrane:1 (o358-378i)), with protein MASSNPTAKDSPAERFQFIAIQGPDDAKDQTQRRVARSHAVKQALGRKRKQQQESKDNFRVMNLKDRPRKSGKQGPVKQTTHTGTLAGPLCRLSAGTLDPFQAFAVDLSRLQTLLGDYRARQAPEPVFSIAEELSFQDFQSVFRTGFGDPALLNAVMLSLAFAATGGSIDLECLRYQSQAISHIRQRMNRLREAVTETTIGTILLLAGVEARLGMRSQVQLHMGAVQGLLKMCRADGIYLTPGIKRAIFWQDLNSSILTGSRRIYDHTTFSELQWTRDPFVPNFFRLPPGFQTRSDLLTTELMQVLEDLHALQCIRDVPHYTKGDPMLMAYINNHTASIQSRLMSLQNVSSVQECCCLAAYNCSVMLCCTVWCALVVPSHISSQLLAKLQQTNDDPVWDEHPELLLWLVYIGGAFAPTGAVRSEYVSLLRLMNATRFRSLYRSWPELLAILKQFIWTEKAFLSPVKALWEEAVN; from the exons ATGGCTTCATCAAATCCCACAGCTAAAGACTCTCCAG CTGAGCGGTTCCagttcatcgccatccaggGCCCAGATGACGCAAAGGATCAGACCCAACGGCGTGTGGCTCGCTCACACGCCGTAAAGCAAGCCCTAGGGAGAAAgcgcaagcagcagcaagagtCAAAGGATAATTTCCGCGTAATGAACTTGAAGGATCGTCCGAGGAAATCGGGAAAGCAGGGTCCAGTAAAGCAAACGACGCATACCGGGACTCTGGCTGGGCCACTCTGTCGCCTCTCTGCAGGCACGCTTGACCCTTTCCAAGCATTTGCGGTGGATTTGTCGAGACTGCAAACACTGCTCGGCGACT ACAGAGCAAGGCAGGCTCCCGAGCCGGTCTTTAGCATCGCAGAAGAGCTTTCGTTCCAAGATTTTCAGTCGGTGTTTCGAACTGGCTTTGGTGATCCTGCTCTGCTGAATGCGGTAATGCTTTCGCTTGCCTTTGCGGCAACTGGCGGTAGCATTGACCTGGAGTGTCTCAGGTACCAGAGTCAGGCAATCAGCCATATACGTCAAAGGATGAACCGCCTGCGTGAGGCCGTTACAGAAACTACCATTGGAACAATACTGCTGCTAGCTGGAGTGGAG GCCCGACTGGGCATGAGGTCCCAGGTCCAGCTGCACATGGGAGCAGTGCAGGGGTTGCTCAAGATGTGTCGAGCAGATGGGATTTACCTCACGCCAGGTATTAAACGGGCTATATTTTG GCAAGACTTGAACTCGTCAATATTGACAGGATCTCGTCGTATATACGACCATACGACGTTTTCTGAACTTCAATGGACAAGGGATCCGTTCGTCCCAAACTTCTTTCGGCTGCCACCTGGATTCCAGACGCGGTCTGACTTGCTCACCACAGAGCTTATGCAAGTGCTTGAAGATTTACATGCGTTGCAATGCATCCGAGACGTTCCGCATTATACCAAGGGCGATCCGATGTTAATGGCAtacatcaacaaccacacAGCGTCCATCCAATCTAGGCTGATGTCACTCCAAAACGTCTCTTCTGTGCAAGAATGCTGTTGTCTTGCGGCGTACAACTGCTCAGTTATGCTATGCTGCACGGTTTGGTGTGCTCTAGTCGTTCCT TCTCATATTTCATCTCAGCTCCTTGCCAAACTACAACAAACGAACGACGACCCTGTCTGGGATGAACATCCAGAACTCCTACTCTGGCTGGTATATATCGGCGGAGCATTCGCTCCAACGGGGGCCGTACGCTCCGAATATGTCAGTCTGCTACGCTTGATGAACGCTACCAGGTTCCGGAGTTTATACCGGTCGTGGCCGGAGCTGCTCGCGATTCTGAAGCAGTTTATTTGGACTGAAAAGGCATTCCTGTCGCCAGTGAAGGCGCTCTGGGAGGAAGCCGTGAACTAG
- a CDS encoding uncharacterized protein (CAZy:GH18;~COG:G;~EggNog:ENOG410PKNR;~InterPro:IPR036861,IPR011583,IPR029070,IPR001223, IPR017853,IPR018392,IPR036779;~PFAM:PF00704,PF01476;~SECRETED:SignalP(1-26);~go_function: GO:0008061 - chitin binding [Evidence IEA];~go_process: GO:0005975 - carbohydrate metabolic process [Evidence IEA]), translating to MPTTHPATVFFLLTLPLVALLSQVSAGPTHDAWSRLWKPCPRGCGDLSPTEWAVYNRLDHLSACNQTIRLAFPLYNPSGAIRACSASSDSQSKKAAQGAVSSKKFAAEEVTLEIGWWDAETSSTPTGVKSAIGEVRNALLASNNNESTTAFSYSGNSLVGLYAGQKILHSDAATTALKQFTQYVESQDAIGRVLLQYCGINGNKGFGIVVDTTGDFAAVQRIMRDWNDAKCQTGFDGSKKLSNTALHMEKPLHQASSTTGASVHQTPSHSAHPAHSHNRRTTCETIQVASGDTCESLPKECGITDAKFEEYNPDKDICSSISVGQHVCCTTGDLPSFSRKARADGTCDSVVVKPGHYCSTIAAANDITVDDLEEFNKKTWGWVGCDNLQAQQRICISKGDPPMPASVDNAVCGPQVPGTEEPTDGKDLADLNPCPLKTCCNTWGQCGITDDFCTETKSPTGAPGTAANGTNGCISSCGTDIVNNDSAPDEFITIGYFEAWNFERECLNMDITFFNSAEYSHLHFAFAEITEDYQVDISPVQEQFDKLLKLGSVHRVLSFGGWSFSTEADSFPIFREGVTDANRELFATNVVDFIVEHDLEGVDFDWEYPGAPDIPGIPAGDEGDGERYLQFLKLVRKKLPKSKTLAIAAPASFWYLKGFPIAEISDVVDYIVYMAYDMHGQWDYGNQYAISGCHEGDCLRSHVNLTETTSALSMITKAGVPSSKIIVGLSSYGRSFKMTKAGCTGPMCRFVGPDSGAAPGKCTNTAGYISDAEINQIIAEDSSAATNYDTSSNSNILVYNSTEWVAYMDDDTRTSRTEYYEELNMGGTSDWAVDLQSFGGSGGGSSGDNGLLNQSIVYISPSIWTDGKDPAPVQCPAPCVLVLPDFPLSSTSVVSRPPYVTTLDVAWPTAKTVTSDGSVTTTTTVTRILQETTIKAPAVTVSSVPMANINITVPLKENGTITITPKPRFPAQTVTVTNDPNPLKETGVTHPPVTRSVTLPPWPQGTVIYYPSDDIDDDDDDDDNDDDDDDDDDDDNNDDDEDDGNNDDDDHIGLPIIPHITVNDGPGRPRCSESEGCGHLCSGLIDYCSCFMCPGGGDGGFSDPSDPNPPPRPPSDPVNNNNENESSCSESSTATDYWVSCESLASTSTSCTTTSSRLAVGCDITASTTTTGENVCATFDPDEDQGDSNGGVSGGGPTPITTETKTDTDTDTATEPTITTTFEPPVTATTSKPPAATVAESCADIGDYHGKGLCWNKCDPDTGSTVGDDWKEDDPWCYLQKDGDPGYDAWCYQLKDCPTGELSCSDRSGCLDPKAIGCAALPGTANFVYQCWSSCDPATGNRTNDEWKEGDPWCWITKNYNFLDCEDVTDCSAASECAAENSSYGGCGPST from the exons ATGCCAACAACGCACCCTGCTAccgtcttctttctcctcacgcTGCCCTTGGTTGCCCTCTTGTCTCAAGTCAGCGCAGGCCCTACTCATGATGCTTGGTCCCGTCTATGGAAGCCCTGCCCAAGGGGCTGCGGTGACTTGTCGCCTACAGAGTGGGCTGTATACAACCGCCTAGATCATCTTTCTGCTTGCAACCAGACAATACGGCTTGCGTTCCCCTTGTACAACCCATCAGGTGCTATTCGGGCCTGTTCTGCCTCCTCCGATTCCCAGTCCAAAAAGGCTGCACAAGGAGCTGTCTCATCCAAGAAATTTGCTGCTGAAGAGGTAACGCTTGAGATCGGCTGGTGGGACGCCGAGACTTCTTCGACACCTACAGGCGTGAAATCTGCCATTGGAGAAGTTCGAAACGCCCTTTTGGCATCGAATAACAACGAATCGACAACGGCGTTTAGCTACTCCGGTAACTCGCTTGTTGGTCTGTATGCAGGGCAAAAGATACTCCACTCTGATGCCGCCACTACAGCCTTGAAGCAATTCACTCAGTATGTTGAGTCGCAAGACGCCATCGGTCGAGTGCTCCTTCAGTACTGTGGCATCAATGGGAACAAGGGATTCGGAATCGTCGTTGATACGACTGGAGACTTTGCTGCGGTACAACGTATCATGCGAGACTGGAACGATGCCAAATGCCAGACCGGTTTTGATGGTAGCAAGAAGCTATCCAACACTGCTTTACATATGGAGAAACCTTTACATCAGGCAAGCTCTACCACTGGAGCTTCAGTCCACCAAACCCCGAGTCATAGTGCTCATCCTGCCCATTCCCATAATCGACGAACGACCTGTGAGACTATTCAGGTTGCGTCCGGCGACACCTGCGAATCTCTCCCTAAGGAATGTGGCATAACCGATGCGAAGTTTGAAGAGTACAACCCCGACAAGGACATTTGTTCTAGCATATCAGTCGGCCAGCATGTATGCTGCACCACGGGCGACCTTCCTTCCTTTAGCCGCAAGGCAAGGGCCGATGGAACCTGTGATTCTGTTGTTGTAAAGCCTGGTCATTATTGCTCTACAATAGCGGCTGCCAATGACATTACTGTCGATGATCTGGAGGAGTTTAATAAGAAAACCTGGGGGTGGGTGGGGTGTGACAATCTCCAAGCGCAGCAACGGATCTGTATTAGCAAAGGAGACCCCCCTATGCCCGCCAGTGTTGACAACGCTGTCTGTGGTCCTCAGGTTCCTGGGACAGAAGAACCAACTGATGGGAAAGACCTCGCTGATCTCAATCCATGCCCTCTGAAGACATGCTGCAATACATGGGGCCAGTGCGGTATTACTGATGACTTTTGCACGGAAACAAAATCACCTACCGGAGCGCCTGGCACAGCGGCGAATGGCACCAACGGCTGTATATCAAGCTGCGGCACTGATATTGTAAACAACGACAGTGCTCCAGATGAGTTCATAACGATTGGGTATTTTGAGGCCTGGAACTTTGAGCGCGAGTGTCTGAATATGGACATCACGTTCTTCAATTCCGCAGAATACAGCCATCTTCACTTTGCCTTTGCCGAGATCACGGAGGACTACCAGGTTGACATATCTCCAGTGCAGGAACAATTTGACAAGTTGCTGAAACTGGGCTCCGTGCACCGTGTTCTATCCTTTGGCGGATGGTCATTCTCAACCGAGGCGGACTCGTTCCCTATCTTCCGCGAAGGCGTCACCGATGCCAATCGAGAGCTCTTCGCTACGAACGTGGTAGATTTCATTGTTGAGCATGATCTGGAGGGAGTGGACTTTGACTGGGAGTACCCTGGAGCCCCAGATATCCCTGGAATCCCTGCTGGTGAcgagggcgatggagaaCGATACCTGCAGTTTTTGAAGCTAGTCAGGAAGAAACTCCCAAAGAGCAAAACCTTAGCAATTGCCGCGCCTGCATCTTTCTGGTATTTGAAAGGATTCCCTATTGCTGAGATATCAGACGTGGTCGACTACATTGTCTACATGGCTTATGACATGCATGGACAATGGGACTATGGCAATCAATATGCTATCTCGGGATGCCACGAGGGTGACTGTCTACGCTCGCATGTGAATCTTACAGAGACGACAAGCGCGCTGTCCATGATCACCAAGGCCGGGGTTCCTTCTTCCAAGATCATTGTCGGACTTTCCAGCTATGGAAGGTCGTTTAAGATGACCAAGGCCGGCTGTACTGGACCTATGTGTAGGTTTGTAGGGCCAGACTCTGGTGCTGCACCGGGAAAATGCACCAACACGGCAGGATATATTTCGGATGCAGAAATCAACCAGATTATTGCGGAGGATAGCTCGGCCGCGACAAATTACGACACGAGCAGCAATAGTAACATCCTTGTGTATAACTCCACAGAATGGGTGGCATACATGGACGACGACACGCGAACCAGCAGGACAGAGTACTACGAGGAGCTCAATATGGGCGGAACCTCAGACTGGGCAGTAGACCTGCAGTCATTTGGGGGTtctggcggcggcagcagcggcgacaATGGCCTCCTGAACCAGTCGATTGTCTACATCTCCCCCAGCATCTGGACGGACGGCAAAGATCCTGCACCAGTCCAATGCCCAGCGCCCTGTGTGCTTGTTCTCCCGGATTTCCCACTCAGCTCGACGTCTGTGGTTTCTCGTCCACCGTATGTCACGACCCTGGACGTGGCCTGGCCAACGGCAAAAACAGTGACCAGCGATGGCTCCGTCACGACGACTACAACGGTGACCCGGATCCTACAGGAAACCACAATCAAGGCCCCTGCAG TCACTGTGTCGTCGGTGCCCATGGCCAATATTAACATCACTGTCCCGCTCAAAGAGAAcggcaccatcaccatcacgCCGAAACCGCGTTTCCCAGCCCAGACAGTCACAGTTACAAATGACCCTAATCCGCTGAAGGAGACAGGTGTTACGCATCCGCCAGTGACTAGGAGTGTGACTTTGCCTCCCTGGCCTCAGGGCACTGTCATCTACTACCCATCGGACGatatcgacgacgacgatgatgacgatgacaacgacgacgacgatgatgacgatgatgacgatgataacaatgatgacgatgaggacgatggcaacaacgacgacgacgaccacATCGGGCTCCCCATAATCCCTCATATCACTGTAAATGACGGACCCGGCCGTCCTCGCTGTAGCGAGAGCGAAGGCTGCGGCCACCTGTGCTCAGGCTTGATCGACTACTGCTCCTGTTTCATGTgccccggcggcggcgatggtGGCTTCTCAGACCCCAGCGatcccaaccctcctccacGCCCCCCCAGCGATCCAgtgaacaacaacaatgagAACGAAAGCAGCTGCAGTGAGTCTTCCACCGCCACAGACTACTGGGTGTCCTGCGAGAGCCTGGCATCGACATCCACGTCGTGTACCACAACGAGCAGTAGGCTTGCCGTGGGTTGCGATATCACGGCCAGTACGACGACGACTGGCGAGAACGTCTGCGCCACCTTTGACCCGGACGAAGATCAGGGAGACAGCAATGGCGGTGTCAGTGGAGGTGGACCAACGCCCATCACAACAGAGACAAAgacagacacagacacagacacagcCACCGAGCCAACCATAACAACAACATTCGAGCCCCCCGTGACTGCCACAACCTCCAAACCACCCGCGGCAACAGTCGCGGAGAGTTGTGCCGACATCGGTGATTATCATGGCAAAGGTCTTTGCTGGAACAAGTGCGACCCAGACACTGGGTCAACCGTCGGCGATGACTGGAAAGAAGATGACCCCTGGTGCTACCTGCAAAAAGATGGGGACCCGGGTTATGATGCTTGGTGCTACCAGCTAAAAGACTGCCCGACTGGTGAGCTCTCATGTTCCGACCGATCAGGTTGCTTGGATCCTAAGGCGATTGGCTGCGCGGCCCTACCGGGCACTGCGAACTTCGTGTATCAATGCTGGAGCAGCTGTGATCCGGCGACGGGGAATAGGACCAATGACGAGTGGAAGGAGGGGGATCCGTGGTGCTGGATCACTAAAAACTACAACTTTTTGGATTGTGAGGATGTGACGGACTGTTCGGCGGCGTCTGAGTGTGCTGCAGAGAACTCGTCTTATGGAGGATGTGGACCTTCGACCTAG